A window of Pectinophora gossypiella chromosome 12, ilPecGoss1.1, whole genome shotgun sequence contains these coding sequences:
- the LOC126371180 gene encoding uncharacterized protein LOC126371180 isoform X3 — MRDENESDVPECLNRRYRVIDELIHELNAMSPVSTQSGSCATSNPGVRLMCKFWNILKEEPNCNLPDAVHRCMYLSDDKVIMKPQNISCYMANEDQRSGGSRPAGEGGGCCSGANSNAPPLSKVLGNLKEAASFDRDCNRKLRDLLTVEKQLRCQIARLETREKEGIALLKKADDMWSSMENAYKEKIAESLERQRDLVKELHEIETSAAKWRKNKKDLEKQLEAINKCQVDMTEKINQKTNDLKSIDAEITGYKSRIEKTKKETESTRKQLSNKKIASDGRLSKICEEITKIEKEIQEETKRKQEKEKEGNGFIKGAREDLQKMCKMLLQKKLEHEDLKAEKVALIQEINMLKDTCDNCKDRCAKKQQSIFEEIKNVDTEIYDFKLKCVRCNVCIDTSDVRKFCIDCPRCEQQRECLMEGGTCSADAKEECVCMTVKQRFLDNVFENMYTVLEKQIRTDAGKVVAEEIADCLKKSRNGKLNEHTRRILQDFILTTVKKNLNLTIVGGAVKTRCELDTAMYEQLMLCLKKVKATPTPKSDKGTDVKKDPCFRWGGPSECNCPKGPKACICSKKAPPPVHDPTPCPPPEKEDAGEIVVCPHKQNVACGPDCGSHTPNKVGKDVAKWRPDPCAPGQSCPFGKNMRAAQCVLGPESLIEPIKFGVPTPQAPSYVLQDQIECKCGKSPMKPCTCSKDQRTIPRQKMIEEVMGRYLDVMPIEKVANINSLSDISVRRYEDCVRLNTSNICLTTNTIVNKFARSSKNLNQHKLEDVWIRQADYEEINKKDINSSKNEEKVPLLRPIYITTSQETTPSSNRVVFASSKIHVKHGIKHIDRSVSGYQLSSCHTITTCLMGSDSSKNMQPINCHVGSKSQTEVKTFTNEGTGSSNCYTFTLNESVDIGEIESIDGIWEKVKSQRTKENCTSIIPLIKHSPLKRSESSTDIFMLESFRADKNVEIADKKKTKDSNTRTKRLKRPHDKISEDRKVTVITNTKNKEINEIFNLTKSNDKNRVKIISAVLDK, encoded by the exons ATGCGGGACGAAAACGAATCCGACGTACCGGAATGTCTCAACCGCCGTTACCGGGTGATCGACGAACTGATCCATGAGCTCAACGCCATGTCGCCTGTGAGCACCCAGTCGGGTTCTTGCGCCACCTCCAATCCCGGCGTCAGACTCATGTGCAAGTTCTGGAACATTCTCAAGGAGGAACCTAACTGCAATTTGCCG gacgcagTGCATCGATGCATGTACTTGTCAGACGACAAAGTCATCATGAAACCACAGAACATATCCTGTTATATGGCTAACGA GGACCAAAGAAGCGGTGGATCCAGACCTGCAGGTGAGGGTGGAGGGTGCTGCAGCGGAGCCAATAGCAATGCGCCCCCACTGAGCAAAGTGTTAGGCAACTTAAAAGAG GCCGCATCATTTGATAGAGATTGTAATAGGAAACTAAGGGATCTTTTGACCGTTGAAAAACAATTGCGGTGTCAAATAGCGCGTTTGGAGACCAGAGAGAAAGAAGGTATAGCGCTGTTGAAGAAAGCAGATGACATGTGGTCTAGTATGGAAAATGCTTACAAGGAGAAGATCGCTGAATCTTTGGAGAGGCAAAGAGATCTCGTTAAAGAA TTACACGAAATAGAAACGAGCGCAGCTAAATGGCGTAAAAACAAGAAAGATTTAGAAAAGCAGTTGGAAGCAATAAACAAATGTCAGGTGGACATGACagaaaaaataaaccaaaagaCAAATGACCTAAAATCGATAGATGCTGAAATAACAGGCTACAAGTCAAGGATAGAAAAAACTAAGAAGGAAACCGAGTCCACAAGAAAACAGTTATCTAATAAGAAAATAGCGTCTGAT GGCAGGTTATCCAAAATTTGTGAAGAAATTACTAAGATAGAAAAGGAAATACAAGAAGAAACCAAACGAAAACAAGAGAAAGAGAAGGAAGGGAATGGTTTTATTAAAGGAGCTAGAGAGGATTTGCAGAAAATGTGCAAAATGTTACTTCAGAAAAAATTGGAACACGAAGACTTAAAAGCAGAG AAAGTGGCCCTTATTCAAGAAATCAATATGTTAAAAGATACTTGTGACAATTGCAAAGATAGATGCGCAAAGAAACAACAATCCATTTTTGAAGAAATTAAGAATGTTGACACTGAAATCTATGATTTCAAACTGAAATGTGTTAGATGCAACGTGTGTATAGACACCTCTGATGTTAGAAAATTCTGTATTGATTGTCCAAGATGTGAGCAGCAAAGAGAATGTTTGATGGAAGGTGGCACTTGTTCCGCTGATGCTAAAGAAGAATGTGTATGTATGACTGTTAAACAACGATTCTTAGACAATGTATTTGAGAATATGTACACGGTATTGGAGAAGCAAATTAGAACCGATGCGGGTAAGGTAGTGGCTGAGGAGATCGCAGATTGTTTGAAGAAGAGCAGGAATGGGAAGCTAAATGAGCACACGAGAAGGATCTTGCAAGACTTTATATTGACCACGGTCAAGAAGAATTTGAACTTGACAATAGTTGGCGGCGCCGTGAAGACAAGATGTGag ttggaCACTGCAATGTACGAACAGTTGATGTTGTGTCTGAAAAAAGTTAAAGCTACTCCTACTCCGAAATCCGATAAAGGCACAGACGTAAAAAAG GATCCATGCTTCCGCTGGGGAGGTCCGAGCGAGTGTAACTGTCCGAAAGGACCAAAAGCGTGTATATGTTCCAAGAAAGCTCCACCACCTGTGCATGATCCCACTCCTTGTCCACCACCAGAAAAGGAAGACGCT GGTGAAATCGTGGTGTGTCCGCATAAGCAGAACGTAGCTTGCGGTCCGGATTGTGGTTCTCATACGCCCAACAAGGTGGGCAAGGATGTGGCCAAATGGAGACCAGACCCTTGTGCGCCTGGGCAGTCCTGTCCTTTCGGGAAGAACATGCGTGCGGCCCAGTGCGTTCTGGGACCAGAATCTTTAATCGAACCCATTAAGTTCGGTGTACCAACACCACAAGCGCCGAGCTATGTATTGCAAGATCAG ATTGAGTGCAAATGCGGCAAGTCACCAATGAAACCCTGTACTTGTTCAAAAG ATCAAAGAACCATTCCACGACAGAAAATGATTGAGGAGGTCATGGGAAGATACCTCGATGTGATGCCTattgaaaaa GTGGCAAACATAAACAGTCTCTCGGATATAAGTGTGAGAAGATACGAAGATTGTGTTCGTTTAAACACATCAAACATATGCTTGACAACGAACACGATTGTAAACAAATTCGCACGGTCCAGTAAGAACTTAAATCAACACAAGCTTGAAGATGTATGGATTAGACAAGCAGACTatgaggaaataaataaaaaagatattaaTTCTTCTAAAAATGAGGAAAAGGTGCCATTGTTAAGGCCGATTTATATAACTACTTCCCAAGAGACCACTCCAAGTAGCAACAGGGTAGTATTTGCTTCAAGTAAGATCCATGTGAAACATGGTATTAAACACATTGATAGATCAGTGAGTGGCTATCAGCTATCATCTTGTCATACGATAACGACATGTTTGATGGGGTCAGATTCCTCAAAAAATATGCAACCAATAAACTGTCACGTTGGATCAAAGTCACAGACAGAGGTTAAAACATTCACAAATGAGGGCACAGGCTCTTCAAATTGCTATACTTTTACGTTGAACGAAAGTGTAGATATTGGCGAAATTGAAAGTATTGACGGTATTTGGGAGAAGGTCAAATCTCAAAGAACTAAGGAAAATTGTACTTCAATTATTCCTTTGATAAAGCATTCTCCTTTAAAACGTAGTGAATCATCAACAGATATTTTTATGCTTGAAAGCTTCAGAGCTGATAAAAATGTGGAAATTGCagacaagaaaaaaacaaaagattcgAATACTCGAACAAAACGCTTAAAACGCCCTCACGATAAGATTTCTGAGGACCGTAAAGTTACTGTAATAACTAATACCAAAAATAAAGAGATTAATgaaatttttaacttaacgAAAAGTAATGACAAGAACCGCGTGAAAATAATTTCAGCGGTTTTGGACAAGTAG
- the LOC126371180 gene encoding uncharacterized protein LOC126371180 isoform X4, producing MRDENESDVPECLNRRYRVIDELIHELNAMSPVSTQSGSCATSNPGVRLMCKFWNILKEEPNCNLPDAVHRCMYLSDDKVIMKPQNISCYMANEDQRSGGSRPAGEGGGCCSGANSNAPPLSKVLGNLKEAASFDRDCNRKLRDLLTVEKQLRCQIARLETREKEGIALLKKADDMWSSMENAYKEKIAESLERQRDLVKELHEIETSAAKWRKNKKDLEKQLEAINKCQVDMTEKINQKTNDLKSIDAEITGYKSRIEKTKKETESTRKQLSNKKIASDGRLSKICEEITKIEKEIQEETKRKQEKEKEGNGFIKGAREDLQKMCKMLLQKKLEHEDLKAEKVALIQEINMLKDTCDNCKDRCAKKQQSIFEEIKNVDTEIYDFKLKCVRCNVCIDTSDVRKFCIDCPRCEQQRECLMEGGTCSADAKEECVCMTVKQRFLDNVFENMYTVLEKQIRTDAGKVVAEEIADCLKKSRNGKLNEHTRRILQDFILTTVKKNLNLTIVGGAVKTRCELDTAMYEQLMLCLKKVKATPTPKSDKGTDVKKDPCFRWGGPSECNCPKGPKACICSKKAPPPVHDPTPCPPPEKEDAGEIVVCPHKQNVACGPDCGSHTPNKVGKDVAKWRPDPCAPGQSCPFGKNMRAAQCVLGPESLIEPIKFGVPTPQAPSYVLQDQIECKCGKSPMKPCTCSKDQRTIPRQKMIEEVMGRYLDVMPIEKVSFWSTKTSPSDTSS from the exons ATGCGGGACGAAAACGAATCCGACGTACCGGAATGTCTCAACCGCCGTTACCGGGTGATCGACGAACTGATCCATGAGCTCAACGCCATGTCGCCTGTGAGCACCCAGTCGGGTTCTTGCGCCACCTCCAATCCCGGCGTCAGACTCATGTGCAAGTTCTGGAACATTCTCAAGGAGGAACCTAACTGCAATTTGCCG gacgcagTGCATCGATGCATGTACTTGTCAGACGACAAAGTCATCATGAAACCACAGAACATATCCTGTTATATGGCTAACGA GGACCAAAGAAGCGGTGGATCCAGACCTGCAGGTGAGGGTGGAGGGTGCTGCAGCGGAGCCAATAGCAATGCGCCCCCACTGAGCAAAGTGTTAGGCAACTTAAAAGAG GCCGCATCATTTGATAGAGATTGTAATAGGAAACTAAGGGATCTTTTGACCGTTGAAAAACAATTGCGGTGTCAAATAGCGCGTTTGGAGACCAGAGAGAAAGAAGGTATAGCGCTGTTGAAGAAAGCAGATGACATGTGGTCTAGTATGGAAAATGCTTACAAGGAGAAGATCGCTGAATCTTTGGAGAGGCAAAGAGATCTCGTTAAAGAA TTACACGAAATAGAAACGAGCGCAGCTAAATGGCGTAAAAACAAGAAAGATTTAGAAAAGCAGTTGGAAGCAATAAACAAATGTCAGGTGGACATGACagaaaaaataaaccaaaagaCAAATGACCTAAAATCGATAGATGCTGAAATAACAGGCTACAAGTCAAGGATAGAAAAAACTAAGAAGGAAACCGAGTCCACAAGAAAACAGTTATCTAATAAGAAAATAGCGTCTGAT GGCAGGTTATCCAAAATTTGTGAAGAAATTACTAAGATAGAAAAGGAAATACAAGAAGAAACCAAACGAAAACAAGAGAAAGAGAAGGAAGGGAATGGTTTTATTAAAGGAGCTAGAGAGGATTTGCAGAAAATGTGCAAAATGTTACTTCAGAAAAAATTGGAACACGAAGACTTAAAAGCAGAG AAAGTGGCCCTTATTCAAGAAATCAATATGTTAAAAGATACTTGTGACAATTGCAAAGATAGATGCGCAAAGAAACAACAATCCATTTTTGAAGAAATTAAGAATGTTGACACTGAAATCTATGATTTCAAACTGAAATGTGTTAGATGCAACGTGTGTATAGACACCTCTGATGTTAGAAAATTCTGTATTGATTGTCCAAGATGTGAGCAGCAAAGAGAATGTTTGATGGAAGGTGGCACTTGTTCCGCTGATGCTAAAGAAGAATGTGTATGTATGACTGTTAAACAACGATTCTTAGACAATGTATTTGAGAATATGTACACGGTATTGGAGAAGCAAATTAGAACCGATGCGGGTAAGGTAGTGGCTGAGGAGATCGCAGATTGTTTGAAGAAGAGCAGGAATGGGAAGCTAAATGAGCACACGAGAAGGATCTTGCAAGACTTTATATTGACCACGGTCAAGAAGAATTTGAACTTGACAATAGTTGGCGGCGCCGTGAAGACAAGATGTGag ttggaCACTGCAATGTACGAACAGTTGATGTTGTGTCTGAAAAAAGTTAAAGCTACTCCTACTCCGAAATCCGATAAAGGCACAGACGTAAAAAAG GATCCATGCTTCCGCTGGGGAGGTCCGAGCGAGTGTAACTGTCCGAAAGGACCAAAAGCGTGTATATGTTCCAAGAAAGCTCCACCACCTGTGCATGATCCCACTCCTTGTCCACCACCAGAAAAGGAAGACGCT GGTGAAATCGTGGTGTGTCCGCATAAGCAGAACGTAGCTTGCGGTCCGGATTGTGGTTCTCATACGCCCAACAAGGTGGGCAAGGATGTGGCCAAATGGAGACCAGACCCTTGTGCGCCTGGGCAGTCCTGTCCTTTCGGGAAGAACATGCGTGCGGCCCAGTGCGTTCTGGGACCAGAATCTTTAATCGAACCCATTAAGTTCGGTGTACCAACACCACAAGCGCCGAGCTATGTATTGCAAGATCAG ATTGAGTGCAAATGCGGCAAGTCACCAATGAAACCCTGTACTTGTTCAAAAG ATCAAAGAACCATTCCACGACAGAAAATGATTGAGGAGGTCATGGGAAGATACCTCGATGTGATGCCTattgaaaaagtaagtttctgGTCCACAAAGACATCACCTAGTGACACGTCatcttaa